In Leisingera sp. NJS204, the following are encoded in one genomic region:
- the argE gene encoding acetylornithine deacetylase, with translation MTATLDILERLTGFDTVSRNSNLELAAYAEGFLVERGFAVVQLPSPDGSKTGLYAEIGPAGQGVLLSAHTDVVPVDGQDWTRDPFRLTREGGRVYGRGTTDMKGYVASALALADRAAKADLKEPLKIALSYDEEIGCVGIQEMLERLAPLIGQPRACFVGEPTEMDVAIGHKGKAALRAVCHGQSGHSALAPNFTNALHLAVDFLAELRALQDDFAAKGARDAAYAVPYSTVHVGKMSGGTALNIVPDCAELTFEYRHLAADRSADILARIQAAAERVSNNYPAEARIEVEQYNAYPGLDVPADSPVVPYAQKLAQSNTTTKVAFGTEAGFFDQLGVPTVVCGPGSMEGQGHKPDEYLELSQLAACDAMMDRILDDLTG, from the coding sequence ATGACAGCAACGCTGGACATACTGGAGCGGCTGACCGGGTTCGACACGGTCAGCCGCAACTCCAATCTGGAGCTTGCCGCCTATGCGGAGGGCTTCCTGGTTGAGCGCGGTTTCGCAGTGGTGCAGCTGCCGTCGCCGGATGGCTCCAAGACCGGGCTGTATGCCGAGATAGGCCCGGCTGGGCAGGGGGTTCTGCTGTCTGCCCATACCGATGTGGTGCCGGTGGACGGGCAAGATTGGACCCGCGACCCGTTCCGGCTGACCCGGGAGGGAGGCCGCGTCTATGGCCGCGGCACCACCGACATGAAGGGCTATGTCGCCAGTGCGTTGGCGCTGGCGGACCGGGCGGCGAAGGCGGATCTGAAAGAACCGCTGAAGATCGCGCTGTCCTATGACGAGGAAATCGGCTGCGTCGGCATTCAGGAGATGCTGGAGCGTCTGGCACCGCTGATCGGCCAGCCCCGCGCCTGCTTCGTGGGGGAGCCGACGGAGATGGACGTCGCCATCGGCCACAAGGGCAAGGCCGCCCTGCGCGCTGTATGCCATGGCCAAAGCGGCCACTCAGCGCTGGCCCCCAATTTCACCAACGCTTTGCACCTCGCCGTGGATTTCCTGGCGGAGCTGCGGGCGCTGCAGGATGATTTCGCCGCCAAAGGCGCCCGGGATGCGGCCTATGCAGTGCCGTATTCCACCGTGCATGTCGGCAAAATGAGCGGCGGCACCGCGCTCAACATCGTGCCGGACTGCGCTGAGCTGACCTTTGAATACCGCCATCTGGCAGCCGACCGCAGTGCGGACATTCTAGCCCGCATTCAGGCAGCTGCCGAACGGGTCAGTAACAACTATCCGGCTGAGGCGCGTATCGAGGTGGAGCAGTACAACGCCTATCCCGGTCTGGACGTGCCTGCGGACAGCCCTGTCGTCCCCTATGCTCAGAAGCTCGCCCAAAGCAATACCACTACCAAAGTCGCCTTTGGCACCGAGGCCGGGTTCTTTGACCAGCTGGGCGTGCCAACCGTGGTCTGCGGCCCAGGCTCGATGGAGGGGCAGGGGCACAAGCCCGACGA